A region of Rhizorhabdus wittichii RW1 DNA encodes the following proteins:
- a CDS encoding transcriptional regulator, ArsR family (PFAM: regulatory protein, ArsR; Methyltransferase type 11; Methyltransferase type 12) yields MSAYMPSDALAIFRALADPTRLRIFHLLRAMELSIGELAQVLGQSQPRVSRHVKILADAGLAERRKEGSWVFLGLGKDECVAPLFAAMDDWGRGGDDAWAVADRARLAAVRADRAAAAARYFADHAEEWDAIRSLHVPESAVEQRILAMLSDGPVGRMVDIGTGTGRMIELVGSQAASALGIDRSPEMLRLARVKIAEAGLDHAELRQGDMYALPLGDESADLVILHQVLHFAQQPAAAIAEAARLLEAGGRLLIVDFASHDLEDLRTRDAHVRLGFADHQIEGWFQAAGLGLDRVEELVGDALTVKLWLGVRGRRAQLKAVS; encoded by the coding sequence ATGTCTGCATATATGCCCTCCGACGCGCTCGCCATCTTCCGTGCCCTGGCCGATCCGACGCGGTTGCGCATCTTCCACCTGTTGCGCGCGATGGAGCTGTCGATCGGCGAGCTCGCTCAGGTGCTGGGGCAGAGCCAGCCGCGCGTGTCGCGCCATGTGAAGATCCTCGCCGACGCCGGCCTGGCCGAGCGGCGCAAGGAAGGAAGCTGGGTGTTCCTCGGCCTCGGCAAGGACGAATGCGTCGCGCCGCTGTTCGCCGCGATGGACGACTGGGGCCGGGGCGGCGACGATGCCTGGGCGGTGGCCGACCGCGCCCGGCTCGCCGCCGTGCGCGCCGACCGCGCCGCCGCCGCCGCCCGCTATTTCGCCGACCATGCCGAGGAATGGGACGCGATCCGGTCGCTCCACGTCCCCGAAAGCGCGGTCGAGCAGCGCATCCTGGCGATGCTGTCGGACGGCCCGGTCGGCCGGATGGTCGACATCGGCACCGGCACCGGCCGGATGATCGAGCTGGTCGGTTCGCAGGCGGCCTCGGCGCTCGGCATCGACCGCAGCCCCGAGATGCTCCGCCTCGCCAGGGTGAAGATCGCCGAGGCCGGGCTCGACCATGCCGAGCTGCGCCAGGGCGACATGTATGCGCTGCCGCTCGGCGACGAGTCGGCCGATCTCGTCATCCTCCACCAGGTGCTCCACTTCGCCCAGCAGCCGGCGGCGGCGATCGCCGAGGCGGCGCGGTTGCTGGAGGCGGGCGGGCGGCTGCTGATCGTCGACTTCGCCAGCCATGATCTGGAGGACCTGCGCACCCGCGACGCGCATGTCCGGCTCGGCTTCGCCGATCACCAGATCGAGGGCTGGTTCCAGGCGGCCGGGCTCGGCCTGGACCGGGTCGAGGAACTCGTCGGCGATGCGCTGACGGTCAAATTATGGTTGGGCGTGCGCGGACGGCGCGCGCAGTTGAAGGCGGTATCATGA
- a CDS encoding VacJ family lipoprotein (PFAM: VacJ family lipoprotein), with amino-acid sequence MHASRPALARMIGVVALGLTLSACTTTRVGTDRLAEKDPLEGFNRAVWAVNRGADTVVVKPVTQVYRAVTPRPARDGVRNFFANVGEPFSLINNVLQGKGDRAVRNLGRFLINTTIGIGGLFDQATRMGVRPATEDFGQTLAAWGANGGPYLVLPLLGPSTLRDGVGTGVSQLADPYRVCLRECGLPKGVPTGMNVLEIISVRDGLIATGADSFLESALDPYAAARSAFLQRRRAEILDQDSDDAAAEAAAAADAAANPIGDDGLGAADADAGIPGTDTAPSPDGPAADAPSPNGSETAVEPDVPDTSGQPKRPN; translated from the coding sequence ATGCATGCTTCGCGGCCAGCCCTGGCCAGGATGATCGGCGTCGTCGCGCTCGGCCTGACCCTGTCGGCCTGCACCACGACGCGGGTGGGCACCGACCGGCTGGCCGAGAAGGACCCGCTCGAAGGCTTCAACCGCGCCGTCTGGGCGGTCAATCGCGGCGCCGACACGGTCGTGGTCAAGCCCGTCACCCAGGTCTACCGGGCGGTCACGCCCCGGCCCGCGCGCGACGGCGTCCGCAACTTCTTCGCCAATGTCGGAGAGCCCTTCTCGCTCATCAACAACGTCCTGCAGGGCAAGGGCGACCGCGCCGTCCGCAACCTCGGCCGCTTCCTGATCAACACCACGATCGGCATCGGCGGCCTGTTCGACCAGGCGACCCGCATGGGCGTGCGGCCGGCGACCGAGGATTTCGGCCAGACGCTCGCCGCCTGGGGCGCCAATGGCGGCCCCTATCTGGTGCTGCCGCTGCTCGGGCCGTCGACGCTGCGCGACGGCGTCGGCACCGGCGTGTCGCAGCTCGCCGATCCCTATCGGGTCTGCCTGCGCGAGTGCGGCCTGCCCAAGGGCGTGCCGACCGGCATGAACGTGCTGGAGATCATCAGCGTCCGCGACGGCCTGATCGCCACCGGCGCCGACAGCTTCCTGGAGTCCGCGCTCGATCCCTATGCCGCGGCGCGGTCGGCCTTCCTGCAGCGCCGGCGCGCCGAGATCCTCGACCAGGACAGCGACGATGCGGCGGCGGAAGCAGCGGCCGCCGCCGACGCGGCCGCGAATCCGATCGGCGACGACGGCCTCGGCGCGGCCGACGCGGATGCCGGAATTCCGGGAACCGATACGGCTCCGTCCCCCGACGGGCCGGCCGCCGACGCCCCCTCCCCGAACGGGTCCGAAACGGCCGTAGAGCCTGATGTTCCCGACACTTCCGGGCAGCCGAAACGGCCGAATTAA